In one window of Drosophila ananassae strain 14024-0371.13 chromosome XR, ASM1763931v2, whole genome shotgun sequence DNA:
- the LOC6501924 gene encoding lipoprotein lipase, whose amino-acid sequence MPGHVSLLLGCLLVLLLGHAPRSAQALHRWSPMMKAFRYLQESMLRNSLERSHLNHGIVFECRTISTRDFGNEVHFHLQLGDLRGFRRLDPNKKLALFLHGWNDQGSKDWVQELLLTWTLFDPNYNVCVVDWGNLSQNDYKSASMSIFDVGLTVAGIIMALEELRPTHFNRSNVTLAGYSLGAHAAGYAGAVLEGKVEQIIGLDPAGPLFSLPAEVSPKYRLDPGDAQFVQVLHTSGGSLGTSLKCGHADFYPNGGRAPQTNCKMFANLRDMQNTNPIACSHSAAAIFFRQSMDPEYPFVGQECASYRQFSAGYCDGNRRARFGIHSQRRAQGSFYFRTAPQQPYVQRRQGLWLDGVARKAGAGRRADSVLRLWTRSWRRRARDKDRCL is encoded by the exons ATGCCCGGTCACGTGTCCCTGCTCCTGGGCTGCCTCCTCGTCCTGCTGCTGGGGCATGCCCCACGCAGCGCCCAGGCCCTCCACCGCTGGAGCCCCATGATGAAGGCCTTCCGCTACCTCCAGGAGTCGATGCTACGGAATAGTCTGGAGAGGTCTCACCTCAATCACGGAATCGTCTTCGAGTGTCGAACCAT CTCCACGCGGGACTTTGGCAACGAGGTTCACTTCCACCTCCAGCTCGGCGATCTCCGGGGATTCCGTCGCCTGGATCCCAACAAGAAGCTGGCCCTGTTTCTGCACGGCTGGAACGACCAAGGCAGCAAGGACTGGGTTCAGGAGCTGTTACTGA CCTGGACCCTCTTCGACCCGAACTACAACGTCTGCGTGGTCGACTGGGGGAACCTCTCCCAGAACGACTACAAGAGCGCCTCCATGTCCATCTTCGACGTGGGACTGACGGTGGCCGGGATCATCATGGCCCTGGAGGAACTGCGCCCCACCCACTTCAACAGAAGCAACGTGACCCTGGCGGGCTACAGCCTTGGCGCCCACGCCGCAGGATACGCCGGAGCGGTCCTGGAGGGCAAGGTGGAGCAGATCATCGGGCTTGATCCAGCGGGACCCCTGTTCTCATTGCCCGCCGAGGTGTCGCCCAAGTACCGGTTGGATCCGGGGGACGCCCAGTTCGTCCAGGTCCTGCACACCTCGGGTGGCTCCCTGGGGACGAGCCTGAAGTGCGGGCACGCCGACTTCTATCCGAACGGGGGCCGCGCACCGCAGACGAACTGCAAGATGTTCGCCAACCTCCGGGACATGCAGAACACGA ATCCCATCGCCTGCAGCCACTCTGCGGCGGCCATCTTTTTCCGGCAGTCCATGGACCCGGAGTACCCGTTCGTGGGCCAGGAGTGCGCCAGCTACCGACAGTTCTCCGCCGGATACTGCGACGGGAACCGGCGGGCTCGCTTCGGCATCCATTCGCAGAGACGGGCGCAGGGGAGCTTCTACTTCCGGACGGCGCCCCAGCAGCCGTACGTCCAGAGGCGCCAGGGACTTTGGCTGGACGGGGTGGCCAGGAAGGCGGGCGCCGGCAGGAGGGCCGACTCTGTCCTGCGCCTCTGGACCAGATCCTGGCGGCGGCGGGCGAGGGACAAGGATCGCTGCCTGTag